The following proteins are encoded in a genomic region of Bombus pyrosoma isolate SC7728 linkage group LG1, ASM1482585v1, whole genome shotgun sequence:
- the LOC122570809 gene encoding probable serine/threonine-protein kinase DDB_G0282963 isoform X1: protein MKEHGSKLPAEQPAKILKSLLKKPGQSKTRSQKNRVVINEKLNEFFAADYIILIKEECCADYEEDCDCCCQEHELMRLGNCKECRAELNLHFGVSDNNRYHDIERDGEMIHENTFREENCTREGFECVELHVEDEDDEEYEIEVEGDEEEIEEGEEEEEEELMVEEAIKDDIIRRKEHVVQKGIQVPKTIAETEERRSNVGEEVVREVRNSADLRDKSKSREKVNGAKNVESYRRILTEFVSPPLTIASSTLSSPSPPPPPPLPPPPPPPPPPPPPPPAPSQPLIERSSPPLLASQDHQQETLSPPEGYKDVYSNGELSNVAECCLRSSLNYLHCQRTAGAEVEGESRCNHEVMDSNNGHVQKTDENLPKAATSESRHRYLVETITMTTVTERRIVREISEEEDIDLQHGKKTSQKNVSEKNVASHDTEIAVNRATNTTTDENDSIECIVRNEEVCCRNANDDHDTQPDLPNKISDTEEQDNENRLAVNQTPSDIKELSLIFKLGSSSLTGNSLKPNSAVRQLFPNPRFVSPPPAPLGKLISSAHTLDEPQDSPTFLVTTENLRFLDVAKRSKIGENQTGSLNNDSMNPIKRTIERNTLRRSLLDKYRTSSRKKVLPPKNLSLEERIRQLTCVDQEEDDVCENSTKGVTDLFTSTEIDTELPIHDPSSRHDADMSSIAAELPTTLHVATKFTAFSDAALTTTITTNTAATITTTAMATTILTSSSLSSVITTAMATTTMTTMVTGSNYYKQNPSTTSTATADGIHTQSTYKKLTDLFVHKKSIHSNLPDLGLGSNGKNNSVKDGQQSKNSLKANNSDGRRQFLASLAPLSCVTVNNTDTQEDYYRYNSRIMVNENRASTVGYNAFSPYSLEDIEAALCEDGRNYVGPPDVTKGTPTSVNNRPDIGDSTTDELLAFVEQDKFRTERIKRRYNEVENQYQPTMNVTNTNNSYNVEDKIDRIVDGKNEGNDNRHQLCFPSNENVNHERGGGVGGNSGSDGSAGGNSGSSGGGGGGSGGGGGGGSSSEIERIVSRCYNNNNNNSNNNSGNGNNDSGNKDIGNIDNDDDELNDYGFNRRPSVTGIKRQQQDNMDENVSFHQRTILENDNTNILKTNFHPSLPTYYENNCVKVDSRIALYDEMIDVSTPNSFVSTLIADEQDANTINRINTMQKQIDDIYQTIVENTNVTGQNSLEREPYTDDLFTRQHSRLPTNDSTFRFYQDPRNNDQQYFQEQLNVANMHSTRGIAIGAEQTDINNTAPVGIGRSCTSGGPSIKTRRREPIATTPTNYRCNIVPTSVYAGLPANGKCYRTMYFVPYNGLSDPTYQNIQRILPSHPSPSYANHIERYPYPRTNKNDHRLQTQIQTQPQPPPAPQQFRYFHLGNRSVSPISNLTQNLDQASPLSSGSVSHPIPPGSSPLFDSRFTSISSTNPIALQPTQQTLHLHLHHHQQPDDFRISGVTFSSVPHTANHSLQIHHHAQHQHHPYHRHNHQPTFYCLPSTISASSAASSSSSSYTVIAPSRCAAFNGSGIATTEGSYRFYQLHLGHTVLTPSSDLQSAQTILSSSASISIPSNSTSFSPSLPQPSSCSSSSSLPTVTPVTPLQTSNFTLPNHISDTLNCSSANFDAVCRAGTIQSISNNVVTSTPSTLTVFSSSTSCALSSSLLSSSSSSSSPASASSSSASSSSSSSSSSSSCSFSSSSSSSSSSCSSSSSLQIPCSPSKLHQQQIIGNYTTMERGVPEGAASAPSHDVTQSGILLTTNSYVAHNSNGVQALPTHAQNSIYYAMNV, encoded by the exons ATGAAGGAGCACGGAAGCAAACTTCCGGCAGAGCAGCCTGCGAAAATTCTCAAGTCCTTGTTAAAAAAACCTGGTCAATCTAAAACAAGATCGCAGAAAAATCGGGTTGTAATCaacgaaaaattgaacgaGTTTTTTGCAGctgattatataatattgataaaagaagaatgttGTGCCGATTATGAAGAAGACTGTGATTGTTGTTGTCAGGAACATGAATTGATGCGTTTGGGAAACTGTAAAGAATGTCGAGCCGAGTTGAATCTCCATTTCGGTGTTTCGGATAACAATCGATACCATGATATAGAGAGAGATGGAGAAATGATACACGAAAACACGTtcagagaagaaaattgtacTCGCGAAGGATTCGAGTGTGTCGAGTTACATGTAGAAGATGAAGATGatgaagaatatgaaatagaAGTGGAAggagatgaagaagaaatcgaagaaggagaggaagaggaagaggaggaattAATGGTAGAGGAGGCAATTAAAGATGAcataataagaagaaaggagCATGTAGTACAAAAAGGAATCCAAGTGCCAAAGACCATAGCGGAAACGGAAGAGAGAAGATCGAATGTAGGGGAAGAGGTAGTGAGAGAAGTAAGAAACTCAGCAGATCTACGAGACAAAAGCAAAAGTCGCGAAAAAGTCAATGGAGCAAAGAATGTCGAGAGTTACAGACGAATTCTGACTGAATTTGTTTCGCCGCCATTGACGATCGCATCGTCTACGTTGTCTTCACCGTCACCACCTCCTCCGCCGCCACTaccaccgccgccgccaccaccacctccaccaccaccaccaccgccaGCACCATCGCAACCATTGATAGAAAGATCATCGCCACCGTTACTTGCAAGTCAAGATCATCAACAAGAAACATTAAGTCCACCTGAAGGTTACAAAGATGTTTATTCTAATGGAGAACTGTCTAACGTAGCAGAATGTTGCTTACGATCATCATTAAATTATCTTCACTGTCAACGAACGGCAG GTGCAGAGGTCGAAGGAGAATCCCGATGCAACCACGAGGTAATGGATAGTAATAACGGACATGTACAGAAAACGGACGAGAATCTACCAAAAGCAGCTACTAGtg AATCTCGCCATCGGTATCTCGTGGAAACCATAACTATGACAACTGTCACCGAAAGACGTATTGTACGCGAAATTAGCGAGGAAGAAGATATCGACCTGCAACATGGAAAGAAAACCAGCCAAAAGAACGTTTCTGAAAAGAACGTTGCTTCCCATGACACAGAAATAGCAGTTAATCGGGCGACGAATACTACAACCGATGAgaacgattcgatcgaatgTATCGTACGTAACGAAGAAGTTTGTTGTCGCAATGCTAACGATGATCATGATACGCAGCCAGATTTGCCTAACAAAATAAGCGATACGGAAGAACAGGACAACGAAAATCGACTTGCCGTAAACCAAACACCATCGGATATAAAAGAGCTCTCCCTTATATTTAAACTAGGTAGTTCTTCTTTAACGGGCAACAGTCTTAAACCAAATTCTGCGGTTAGACAGTTATTTCCTAACCCGAGATTCGTTTCGCCGCCTCCGGCTCCTCTTGGTAAATTGATTTCTTCGGCGCATACTCTTGACGAGCCACAGGATAGCCCGACATTTCTCGTTACCACGGAAAACTTACGTTTTCTCGATGTCGCAAAGAGATCAAAAATTGGCGAAAATCAGACCGGCTCTCTTAATAACGACTCAATGAATCCAATTAAGAGAACGATCGAGAGGAATACTCTTCGAAGAAGTCTTCTCGATAAATATCGCACGAGTTCTCGAAAGAAAGTTCTTCCTCCGAAAAACTTGTCGCTAGAGGAACGAATACGTCAACTTACTTGCGTGGACCAAGAGGAAGACGATGTTTGTGAAAATTCAACCAAGGGTGTTACAGATTTGTTCACAAGTACGGAAATCGATACCGAATTACCAATACATGATCCGTCATCGAGACACGATGCCGATATGTCATCGATAGCAGCAGAGTTACCAACAACACTACACGTCGCTACAAAATTTACAGCATTTTCCGATGCAGCACTCACGACGACCATCACCACCAACACTGCCGCTACAATAACAACTACGGCAATGGCAACGACGATACTTACGTCGTCGAGCTTGTCGTCAGTGATAACCACGGCAATGGCGACCACAACTATGACCACAATGGTTACAGGCTCCAATTATTATAAGCAAAATCCTTCCACTACCAGTACTGCAACTGCCGATGGCATACATACTCAGTCGACGTATAAGAAATTGACCGATTTGTTTGTACACAAAAAAAGCATTCATTCTAACTTGCCAGATCTTGGTCTTGGAAGCAACGGAAAAAACAATAGCGTCAAAGACGGTCAGCAATCGAAAAACTCCTTAAAAGCGAATAATTCCGATGGCCGTAGACAATTCCTAGCTAGTCTGGCGCCATTGTCCTGTGTAACTGTTAATAATACGGATACTCAAGAAGATTATTATCGGTATAATTCTAGAATAATGGTGAACGAAAATCGTGCTTCGACTGTAGGCTACAACGCATTTTCGCCTTACAGTTTAGAAGATATCGAAGCGGCGCTGTGTGAAGATGGTCGAAATTACGTAGGTCCACCAGACGTTACCAAAGGCACACCAACGAGTGTCAACAACAGACCCGATATAGGAGATAGTACAACCGATGAATTGCTAGCATTTGTAGAACAAGACAAATTCAGAACCGAAAGAATAAAGCGACGTTACAACGAAGTCGAAAATCAATATCAGCCGACAATGAATGTCACTAATACTAACAATAGTTACAACGTTGAGgataaaattgatagaatCGTCGATGGAAAGAACGAGGGAAATGATAATCGACACCAACTTTGTTTTCCATCCAATGAGAATGTCAATCATGAACGTGGTGGTGGTGTTGGTGGTAATAGTGGTAGTGATGGTAGTGCTGGTGGTAATAGTGGTAGCagcggtggtggtggtggtggtagtggtggtggtggtggtggcggtAGCAGTAGTGAAATAGAACGCATAGTTAGTCGCTGTtacaataacaacaataataacagcaacaacaacagcgGTAACGGCAATAATGATAGTGGAAATAAAGACATTGGTAATATTGACAACGACGATGACGAATTAAACGATTACGGATTTAATCGTAGACCATCTGTAACCGGTATTAAACGACAACAGCAAGATAACATGgatgaaaatgtttcgtttcaTCAACGGACAATTCTGGAAAATGATAACACAAATATTCTCAAAACGAATTTTCATCCCTCGTTACCGACGTATTACGAAAACAATTGCGTTAAAGTTGATAGTCGGATTGCGTTGTATGATGAAATGATCGATGTTTCTACACCGAACTCGTTCGTTAGTACTTTGATTGCTGACGAACAAGACGCGAACACGATTAACAGAATAAATACGATGCAGAAGCAAATTGACGATATCTATCAGACTATTGTAGAGAATACCAACGTGACTGGCCAAAATTCGTTAGAACGTGAGCCCTACACGGACGATCTGTTCACGCGACAACATTCTCGATTACCGACAAACGATAGTACCTTTCGTTTTTACCAAGATCCAAGGAACAACGATCAACAGTATTTTCAAGAACAATTAAATGTTGCGAATATGCACAGTACGCGAGGTATCGCAATCGGAGCCGAACAGACTGATATAAACAACACCGCTCCCGTTGGTATTGGTAGAAGTTGTACGAGCGGCGGTCCTTCCATAAAAACTCGACGAAGGGAACCTATTGCAACGACTCCTACCAATTATCGATGTAACATAGTGCCTACCAGCGTATATGCCGGACTTCCTGCTAATGGCAAGTGTTACCGTACCATGTATTTCGTTCCGTACAACGGATTATCCGATCCAACTTACCAGAATATCCAACGAATCTTGCCATCGCATCCTTCTCCTAGTTACGCGAATCACATCGAGAGGTATCCGTATCCTCGAACTAATAAAAACGATCATCGATTGCAAACGCAAATACAAACGCAACCGCAACCACCGCCAGCGCCACAACAATTTAGATATTTCCATTTAGGGAATCGTTCGGTATCGCCGATATCGAATCTTACTCAAAACCTTGATCAAGCTTCGCCACTTTCCTCCGGTTCGGTTAGTCATCCTATACCTCCTGGTTCCTCTCCTCTTTTTGATTCTCGGTTCACATCAATCTCGTCCACTAATCCAATCGCGTTACAGCCTACCCAACAAACCTTGCACCTTCATTTGCATCATCATCAGCAACCAGATGACTTTCGAATTTCCGGTGTCACTTTTTCCTCGGTTCCTCATACAGCGAATCAttcattacaaattcatcATCACGCACAACATCAGCATCATCCCTATCATCGACACAATCATCAACCtactttttattgtttacCATCCACTATATCCGCCTCATCCGCAGCATCTTCCTCCTCGTCCTCTTATACTGTAATAGCGCCATCGAGATGCGCTGCGTTCAATGGTAGCGGAATAGCAACCACCGAAGGATCTTATCGATTCTACCAATTGCATTTGGGACATACAGTTCTCACACCTTCATCCGATCTTCAATCGGCTCAAACAATTTTGTCCTCATCCGCTTCTATCTCCATACCTTCTAATTCTACCTCATTCTCTCCTTCATTGCCACAACCGTCTTCGTGCTCGTCATCCTCTTCTCTACCAACTGTTACACCTGTAACACCTCTGCAGACCTCGAATTTTACTCTTCCGAATCACATTTCCGATACTCTAAATTGTAGCAGTGCCAACTTCGACGCCGTATGTCGCGCAGGAACTATTCAGTCCATTTCTAACAATGTTGTAACTTCAACACCGTCCACACTTACCGTTTTCTCATCCTCGACTTCCTGCGCCTTGTCCTCCTCGTTGttgtcgtcgtcatcgtcttCATCGTCC
- the LOC122570809 gene encoding probable serine/threonine-protein kinase DDB_G0282963 isoform X2, with the protein MYRKRTRIYQKQLLVHFSFLESRHRYLVETITMTTVTERRIVREISEEEDIDLQHGKKTSQKNVSEKNVASHDTEIAVNRATNTTTDENDSIECIVRNEEVCCRNANDDHDTQPDLPNKISDTEEQDNENRLAVNQTPSDIKELSLIFKLGSSSLTGNSLKPNSAVRQLFPNPRFVSPPPAPLGKLISSAHTLDEPQDSPTFLVTTENLRFLDVAKRSKIGENQTGSLNNDSMNPIKRTIERNTLRRSLLDKYRTSSRKKVLPPKNLSLEERIRQLTCVDQEEDDVCENSTKGVTDLFTSTEIDTELPIHDPSSRHDADMSSIAAELPTTLHVATKFTAFSDAALTTTITTNTAATITTTAMATTILTSSSLSSVITTAMATTTMTTMVTGSNYYKQNPSTTSTATADGIHTQSTYKKLTDLFVHKKSIHSNLPDLGLGSNGKNNSVKDGQQSKNSLKANNSDGRRQFLASLAPLSCVTVNNTDTQEDYYRYNSRIMVNENRASTVGYNAFSPYSLEDIEAALCEDGRNYVGPPDVTKGTPTSVNNRPDIGDSTTDELLAFVEQDKFRTERIKRRYNEVENQYQPTMNVTNTNNSYNVEDKIDRIVDGKNEGNDNRHQLCFPSNENVNHERGGGVGGNSGSDGSAGGNSGSSGGGGGGSGGGGGGGSSSEIERIVSRCYNNNNNNSNNNSGNGNNDSGNKDIGNIDNDDDELNDYGFNRRPSVTGIKRQQQDNMDENVSFHQRTILENDNTNILKTNFHPSLPTYYENNCVKVDSRIALYDEMIDVSTPNSFVSTLIADEQDANTINRINTMQKQIDDIYQTIVENTNVTGQNSLEREPYTDDLFTRQHSRLPTNDSTFRFYQDPRNNDQQYFQEQLNVANMHSTRGIAIGAEQTDINNTAPVGIGRSCTSGGPSIKTRRREPIATTPTNYRCNIVPTSVYAGLPANGKCYRTMYFVPYNGLSDPTYQNIQRILPSHPSPSYANHIERYPYPRTNKNDHRLQTQIQTQPQPPPAPQQFRYFHLGNRSVSPISNLTQNLDQASPLSSGSVSHPIPPGSSPLFDSRFTSISSTNPIALQPTQQTLHLHLHHHQQPDDFRISGVTFSSVPHTANHSLQIHHHAQHQHHPYHRHNHQPTFYCLPSTISASSAASSSSSSYTVIAPSRCAAFNGSGIATTEGSYRFYQLHLGHTVLTPSSDLQSAQTILSSSASISIPSNSTSFSPSLPQPSSCSSSSSLPTVTPVTPLQTSNFTLPNHISDTLNCSSANFDAVCRAGTIQSISNNVVTSTPSTLTVFSSSTSCALSSSLLSSSSSSSSPASASSSSASSSSSSSSSSSSCSFSSSSSSSSSSCSSSSSLQIPCSPSKLHQQQIIGNYTTMERGVPEGAASAPSHDVTQSGILLTTNSYVAHNSNGVQALPTHAQNSIYYAMNV; encoded by the exons ATGTACAGAAAACGGACGAGAATCTACCAAAAGCAGCTACTAGtg CATTTTTCCTTTCTAGAATCTCGCCATCGGTATCTCGTGGAAACCATAACTATGACAACTGTCACCGAAAGACGTATTGTACGCGAAATTAGCGAGGAAGAAGATATCGACCTGCAACATGGAAAGAAAACCAGCCAAAAGAACGTTTCTGAAAAGAACGTTGCTTCCCATGACACAGAAATAGCAGTTAATCGGGCGACGAATACTACAACCGATGAgaacgattcgatcgaatgTATCGTACGTAACGAAGAAGTTTGTTGTCGCAATGCTAACGATGATCATGATACGCAGCCAGATTTGCCTAACAAAATAAGCGATACGGAAGAACAGGACAACGAAAATCGACTTGCCGTAAACCAAACACCATCGGATATAAAAGAGCTCTCCCTTATATTTAAACTAGGTAGTTCTTCTTTAACGGGCAACAGTCTTAAACCAAATTCTGCGGTTAGACAGTTATTTCCTAACCCGAGATTCGTTTCGCCGCCTCCGGCTCCTCTTGGTAAATTGATTTCTTCGGCGCATACTCTTGACGAGCCACAGGATAGCCCGACATTTCTCGTTACCACGGAAAACTTACGTTTTCTCGATGTCGCAAAGAGATCAAAAATTGGCGAAAATCAGACCGGCTCTCTTAATAACGACTCAATGAATCCAATTAAGAGAACGATCGAGAGGAATACTCTTCGAAGAAGTCTTCTCGATAAATATCGCACGAGTTCTCGAAAGAAAGTTCTTCCTCCGAAAAACTTGTCGCTAGAGGAACGAATACGTCAACTTACTTGCGTGGACCAAGAGGAAGACGATGTTTGTGAAAATTCAACCAAGGGTGTTACAGATTTGTTCACAAGTACGGAAATCGATACCGAATTACCAATACATGATCCGTCATCGAGACACGATGCCGATATGTCATCGATAGCAGCAGAGTTACCAACAACACTACACGTCGCTACAAAATTTACAGCATTTTCCGATGCAGCACTCACGACGACCATCACCACCAACACTGCCGCTACAATAACAACTACGGCAATGGCAACGACGATACTTACGTCGTCGAGCTTGTCGTCAGTGATAACCACGGCAATGGCGACCACAACTATGACCACAATGGTTACAGGCTCCAATTATTATAAGCAAAATCCTTCCACTACCAGTACTGCAACTGCCGATGGCATACATACTCAGTCGACGTATAAGAAATTGACCGATTTGTTTGTACACAAAAAAAGCATTCATTCTAACTTGCCAGATCTTGGTCTTGGAAGCAACGGAAAAAACAATAGCGTCAAAGACGGTCAGCAATCGAAAAACTCCTTAAAAGCGAATAATTCCGATGGCCGTAGACAATTCCTAGCTAGTCTGGCGCCATTGTCCTGTGTAACTGTTAATAATACGGATACTCAAGAAGATTATTATCGGTATAATTCTAGAATAATGGTGAACGAAAATCGTGCTTCGACTGTAGGCTACAACGCATTTTCGCCTTACAGTTTAGAAGATATCGAAGCGGCGCTGTGTGAAGATGGTCGAAATTACGTAGGTCCACCAGACGTTACCAAAGGCACACCAACGAGTGTCAACAACAGACCCGATATAGGAGATAGTACAACCGATGAATTGCTAGCATTTGTAGAACAAGACAAATTCAGAACCGAAAGAATAAAGCGACGTTACAACGAAGTCGAAAATCAATATCAGCCGACAATGAATGTCACTAATACTAACAATAGTTACAACGTTGAGgataaaattgatagaatCGTCGATGGAAAGAACGAGGGAAATGATAATCGACACCAACTTTGTTTTCCATCCAATGAGAATGTCAATCATGAACGTGGTGGTGGTGTTGGTGGTAATAGTGGTAGTGATGGTAGTGCTGGTGGTAATAGTGGTAGCagcggtggtggtggtggtggtagtggtggtggtggtggtggcggtAGCAGTAGTGAAATAGAACGCATAGTTAGTCGCTGTtacaataacaacaataataacagcaacaacaacagcgGTAACGGCAATAATGATAGTGGAAATAAAGACATTGGTAATATTGACAACGACGATGACGAATTAAACGATTACGGATTTAATCGTAGACCATCTGTAACCGGTATTAAACGACAACAGCAAGATAACATGgatgaaaatgtttcgtttcaTCAACGGACAATTCTGGAAAATGATAACACAAATATTCTCAAAACGAATTTTCATCCCTCGTTACCGACGTATTACGAAAACAATTGCGTTAAAGTTGATAGTCGGATTGCGTTGTATGATGAAATGATCGATGTTTCTACACCGAACTCGTTCGTTAGTACTTTGATTGCTGACGAACAAGACGCGAACACGATTAACAGAATAAATACGATGCAGAAGCAAATTGACGATATCTATCAGACTATTGTAGAGAATACCAACGTGACTGGCCAAAATTCGTTAGAACGTGAGCCCTACACGGACGATCTGTTCACGCGACAACATTCTCGATTACCGACAAACGATAGTACCTTTCGTTTTTACCAAGATCCAAGGAACAACGATCAACAGTATTTTCAAGAACAATTAAATGTTGCGAATATGCACAGTACGCGAGGTATCGCAATCGGAGCCGAACAGACTGATATAAACAACACCGCTCCCGTTGGTATTGGTAGAAGTTGTACGAGCGGCGGTCCTTCCATAAAAACTCGACGAAGGGAACCTATTGCAACGACTCCTACCAATTATCGATGTAACATAGTGCCTACCAGCGTATATGCCGGACTTCCTGCTAATGGCAAGTGTTACCGTACCATGTATTTCGTTCCGTACAACGGATTATCCGATCCAACTTACCAGAATATCCAACGAATCTTGCCATCGCATCCTTCTCCTAGTTACGCGAATCACATCGAGAGGTATCCGTATCCTCGAACTAATAAAAACGATCATCGATTGCAAACGCAAATACAAACGCAACCGCAACCACCGCCAGCGCCACAACAATTTAGATATTTCCATTTAGGGAATCGTTCGGTATCGCCGATATCGAATCTTACTCAAAACCTTGATCAAGCTTCGCCACTTTCCTCCGGTTCGGTTAGTCATCCTATACCTCCTGGTTCCTCTCCTCTTTTTGATTCTCGGTTCACATCAATCTCGTCCACTAATCCAATCGCGTTACAGCCTACCCAACAAACCTTGCACCTTCATTTGCATCATCATCAGCAACCAGATGACTTTCGAATTTCCGGTGTCACTTTTTCCTCGGTTCCTCATACAGCGAATCAttcattacaaattcatcATCACGCACAACATCAGCATCATCCCTATCATCGACACAATCATCAACCtactttttattgtttacCATCCACTATATCCGCCTCATCCGCAGCATCTTCCTCCTCGTCCTCTTATACTGTAATAGCGCCATCGAGATGCGCTGCGTTCAATGGTAGCGGAATAGCAACCACCGAAGGATCTTATCGATTCTACCAATTGCATTTGGGACATACAGTTCTCACACCTTCATCCGATCTTCAATCGGCTCAAACAATTTTGTCCTCATCCGCTTCTATCTCCATACCTTCTAATTCTACCTCATTCTCTCCTTCATTGCCACAACCGTCTTCGTGCTCGTCATCCTCTTCTCTACCAACTGTTACACCTGTAACACCTCTGCAGACCTCGAATTTTACTCTTCCGAATCACATTTCCGATACTCTAAATTGTAGCAGTGCCAACTTCGACGCCGTATGTCGCGCAGGAACTATTCAGTCCATTTCTAACAATGTTGTAACTTCAACACCGTCCACACTTACCGTTTTCTCATCCTCGACTTCCTGCGCCTTGTCCTCCTCGTTGttgtcgtcgtcatcgtcttCATCGTCC